One region of Oryza glaberrima chromosome 7, OglaRS2, whole genome shotgun sequence genomic DNA includes:
- the LOC127778303 gene encoding uncharacterized protein LOC127778303 translates to MPVQDPSSPVPAAARPKRTSSAPIRPSDYTHSPAHHRVALRDAAGLAGVLQGLPPLAHPSRILTAADAAREARLAASVSGALDRRDVPAGDTALHLAVRLRLPSLASALAAAGADPTLQNHAGWTPLQEALCLGCKDIAACLLRAHRLAAWAKLRRRAPALSAALRRVQDFYLEVDFHFESSVVPLLSRAAPSDTYRIWKRGAELRADTTLAGFDGLRIRRADHSFLFFGEEADAGGRHLPPGSLLVLHRGKREVHDAFAAAAAAGDEDSATSDAAAYRPGLNISSARLVPRTTWLRKEKTESVGEWKARVFDVHNVVFSFRTLKAANAGRKDFTFELAGDDDDDDNNDDEEDFLPLEIRDDDEDGDFLVADIPPPPSRRSCYVPGRRSVAAPPSHMATPQRRRNSVDVPRRLPACASVGRGEGGVFGRHATTTGGARWKEEETVKTLRPTVWLTEDFPLTVDEFLPLLDILASRVRAVRRLRELLTTKFPPGTFPVKVAIPVVPTVRVVITFTKFVPLLEPEEFFTPMSSPSLLASPGPGSIMHKPDTQKSSYLKWGLKNSRSKPVNLSQVADNTDPFTIPSDYTWVSLGSKGQDKKSSKTKKGKTKETKLS, encoded by the exons ATGCCGGTCCAGGACCCTTCCTCCcccgtgccggcggcggcgcggccgaagCGCACGTCGTCGGCGCCGATCCGGCCGTCGGACTACACGCACAGCCCGGCGCACCACCGCGTCGCGCTGCGGGACGCCGCCGGGCTGGCGGGCGTCCTCCAGGGGCTCCCGCCGCTCGCCCACCCGAGCCGcatcctcaccgccgccgacgccgcccgcgaGGCCCGCCTCGCGGCGTCCGTGTCCGGGGCGCTCGACCGCCGCGACGTCCCGGCCGGGGACACCGCGCTCCACCTCGCCGTGAGGCTCAGGCTcccctccctcgcctccgcgctcgccgccgccggcgccgaccccACGCTCCAGAACCACGCCGGGTGGACGCCCCTCCAGGAGGCGCTCTGCCTGGGTTGCAAGGACATCGCCGCGTgcctcctccgcgcccaccgcctcgccgcctgggccaagctccgccgccgcgcccccgcgCTGTCCGCGGCGCTCCGCCGGGTCCAGGACTTCTACCTCGAGGTGGACTTCCACTTCGAGAGCTCCGTCgtgccgctcctctcccgcgccgcgcccTCGGACACCTACCGCATTTGGAAGCGCGGCGCGGAGCTCCGCGCGGACACCACGCTCGCCGGCTTCGACGGCCTCCGCATACGCCGGGCCGACCACTCGTTCCTCTTCTtcggcgaggaggccgacgccggcggccgccacctccccccGGGCTCGCTCCTCGTGCTCCACCGCGGCAAGCGCGAGGTGCACGACgcattcgcggcggcggcggccgccggcgacgaggattCGGCCACATCTGACGCGGCCGCGTATCGACCGGGGCTCAACATCTCCTCCGCGAGGCTCGTGCCGAGGACGACATGGCTACGGAAGGAGAAGACGGAGAGCGTCGGGGAGTGGAAGGCTCGGGTGTTCGACGTCCACAACGTCGTCTTCTCCTTCCGCACGCTCAAGGCAGCCAACGCCGGCCGCAAGGACTTCACCTtcgagctcgccggagacgacgacgacgacgacaacaacgacgacgaggaagactTCCTCCCCCTGGAGATCcgcgacgatgacgaggacggcgacTTCCTGGTCGCCGACATCCCCCCGCCCCCGTCGCGCCGCAGCTGCTACGTGCCCGGCCGGCgcagcgtggcggcgccgccgtcgcacatGGCGACGCCGCAGAGGCGGCGGAACAGCGTGGACGTGCCGCGCCGGCTCCCGGCGTGCGCGTccgtcggccgcggcgagggcggcgtgtTCGGCCGCCACGCCACCACGACGGGGGGAGCCAggtggaaggaggaggagacggtgaagACGCTGCGGCCAACCGTCTGGCTCACCGAGGACTTCCCGCTCACCGTCGACGAGTTCTTGCCGCTGCTCGACATCCTGGCCAGCCGCgtccgcgccgtgcgccgcctccgcgaGCTGCTCACCACCAAGTTCCCGCCGGGGACATTCCCGGTGAAG GTTGCCATTCCTGTTGTTCCAACGGTGAGGGTAGTGATCACCTTCACCAAGTTCGTCCCTCTCCTCGAGCCGGAGGAATTCTTCACGCCGATGTCAAGCCCCAGCCTGTTGGCGAGCCCCGGTCCGGGATCCATCATGCACAAACCAGACACTCAGAAGAGCTCCTATTTGAAGTGGGGCTTGAAGAACTCCAGATCGAAGCCGGTGAACCTGTCGCAGGTTGCGGACAACACCGACCCGTTCACGATCCCGAGTGACTACACTTGGGTAAGCCTCGGGTCTAAGGGCCAAGACAAGAAGTCATCCAAGACTAAGAAGGGGAAGACCAAAGAGACCAAGCTTAGCTAG